From a single Oscarella lobularis chromosome 20, ooOscLobu1.1, whole genome shotgun sequence genomic region:
- the LOC136199071 gene encoding cilia- and flagella-associated protein 61-like isoform X2 encodes MAEDTEVIYVRRAEIADAKGIEAITTDETRSLFGRFNIIGTIEKAVFSVTVSNDLGEIVGHASFYDYPNVKSVDPTAWESWAREKPSISHCKPINTLFCHVLVARAGYTEGITREILHAVFNAVPTAHYVVFTPPKDILPNASLALNELFPLVTETPESVSYEIRLANRHSYCPVLHIRPARVEDHDDLTPIFNKQNDVLSSTYGDYFLAELIEAQDDYHKAIVAEVEGTAIAFMSLSAEVNVDLLASCFELGPFHGLRKVNEADTWEERTATESSKSSLTSLLSETEQESRPASVATGAKQDCVSRPASALSSGQSRSLIESQLSLADTTRTRLSVISQNSLATASGVSVATTGANVKSSVRERSVEPQKPKKTIQIPIYKGTENAFCVQLFCIDERYEMRSVDLLPAAFDLFPDKDFCIITQPHTTPEYPLLQNFTRVTPKPTSTLHQELYIAHRCSLLDDVIVRQCTPSDREGIESTIKGIDNSEGILNDVDQYNKAGRDPQDEGSTPLSVFVAECQTQIIGVFVVRQERNIEYIRSHYNVEGFVYYAHHRREEHARLHHFVLNPVFGHYTKHVLKELLRLSRKSCMYYPIYPSSSESAEIKTYSLATCINDLIPVRGRRQIVYPLDRLGENAPSERILKKMDPFALYHLNRKLTLEPKITINARIVVVGASDVGLSFLESLCFSPHLRFNNLILVSPNGLPKEQTMLPTSHCFSSSELAQASLATWVNVVRGKIVAIDRERKMAIVSSGAELPYDLLILCTGVQYQTSVTPKPKSIFALNDEKDCRDATTFIKKACLDTEDHAIVYGNSLSAYSTVEGLLSLGLKGEQIEFVKPPLEASACFGNATVAELVEKELRERGVSVRENFLFTSWNETDDVAHFTQGTDGKLELHCKAFFAFDRRGIDYDVFRAINDCCLVFDGRLVVDADFRTNDASIRGAGSLTKFARRYHADEWSFGHFNSREVGKRLASSVLRDYDPVSEPSVQNDAASQRPPLIPSFSQPKITGARLPGDYFYLHIRPPAVSETKPPGENVLVTENSDSGYFQIKIDKFNRVHEITCLTKQDLDASNLICLYNLNEKYLNRMVDRYEEGLIKDFYSFFREPWVLAVFHDRFRDFQSELREIAATRTDPDTPSLEEHVRNLLKVDKELAPLDEDALTRNYGSSSVKAMIDKRIFSFLSYNRYHLSMYARQQMI; translated from the exons ATGGCCGAAGACACAGAGGTCATCTACGTGCGTCGTGCGGAAATCGCAGACGCTAAAGGCATCGAAGCTATCACAACAGACGAGACGCGATCTCTTTTTGGCCGCTTCAACATCATCGGAACGAT AGAAAAGGCGGTTTTCTCCGTGACAGTCTCGAACGATctcggcgaaatcgtcggcCACGCGTCATTCTACGATTATCCGAACGTAAAAAGCGTCGATCCGACCGCGTGGGAGTCGTGGGCGCGAGAAAAACCTTCGATATCCCATTGCAAG CCCATCAACACTCTCTTCTGCcacgttctcgtcgctcgaGCGGGCTATACGGAAGGAATAACACGCGAAATTCTCCACGCGGTCTTCAACGCCGTTCCCACTGCACACTACGTAGTCTTTACACCCCCAAAAGACATTCTCCCCA ATGCTTCTCTCGCTCTCAACGAACTTTTCCCACTCGTAACCGAAACTCCTGAGTCGGTTTCGTATGAAATTCGACTGGCCAATAGGCATTCGTATTGCCCAGTGCTTCACATTAGACCGGCCAG AGTGGAAGATCACGACGATTTGACTCCAATATTTAACAAACAAAATGACGTTTTGTCGTCAACCTACG gtGATTATTTCTTGGCTGAATTAATCGAAGCTCAGGACGACTACCACAAAGCAATTGTAGCAGAA GTTGAAGGAACAGCCATCGCTTTTATGAGTCTTAGTGCTGAAGTCAACGTCGACTTGCTTGCGTCCTGCTTTGAATTGGGGCCCTTTCACGGCTTGAGGAAAGTGAACGAAGCGGACACGTGGGAAGAGAGAACAGCTACAG AATCAAGTAAGTCTTCACTTACGTCTCTTTTGTCGGAGACGGAACAGGAGAGCAG gCCAGCGTCTGTAGCCACGGGCGCAAAGCAAG ATTGCGTTAGCCGTCCAGCCAGTGCTCTTTCAAG CGGTCAAAGTCGTTCGTTAATTG AAAGCCAGCTGAGTCTTGCAGATACAACTAGAACGCGTCTATCTGTCATAAG CCAAAATTCACTGGCTACCGCCAGCGGAGTTAGCGTAGCAACTACGGGGGCAAACGTCAAA AGTTCTGTCAGAGAGCGCTCCGTCGAGCCTCAG AAGCCAAAGAAAACTATCCAAATACCAATATACAAAGGCACAGAGAACGCCTTTTGCGTCCAATTGTTTTGCATCGACGAACGCTATGAGATGAG ATCTGTGGATCTATTACCGGCGGCCTTTGACCTCTTTCCG GACAAAGACTTCTGTATTATCACGCAACCCCACACAACGCCAGAATATCCTCTCCTACAAAATTTCACC AGAGTCACTCCAAAGCCGACTTCGACTCTGCATCAAGAGCTCTACATTGCTCATCGCTGCAGCTTATTAGA CGACGTAATAGTACGACAATGTACGCCGTCCGATCGAGAAGGAATTGAGTCCACCATAAAGGGAATAGACAATTCAGAAGGAATTCTGAA CGATGTCGATCAATATAACAAAGCCGGACGAGATCCCCAAGACGAG GGAAGCACGCCTCTTTCTGTCTTTGTTGCCGAATGCCAAACGCAGATTATAGGCGTCTTTGTCGTCAGACAAGAGAGG AACATAGAGTACATTCGCTCGCATTACAACGTGGAAGGATTCGTCTATTACGCCCATCATCGGCGTGAAGAGCACGCGCGTCTTCATCACTTCGTCTTGAATCCCGTGTTTGGTCACTACACGAAGCACGTGCTCAAAGAGCTTCTTCGTCTGTCGCGAAAATCTTGCATGTACTATCCTATTTATCCGAGCAGTAGCGAGTCGGCGGAG ATCAAGACCTATAGCCTTGCCACGTGTATAAATGACTTGATTCCAGTCAG AGGGCGTCGACAGATAGTCTATCCTTTGGATCGATTAGGCGAGAATGCGCCGTCTGAGAGgatattgaaaaaaatg GACCCCTTTGCTTTGTATCACTTGAATCGAAAGCTGACTCTTGAGCCTAAG ATCACGATCAATGCTAGAATTGTAGTCGTGGGCGCGTCCGACGTTGGTCTTTCCTTTCTAGAGTCTCTCTGCTTCAG tCCTCATCTTCGTTTCAACAATCTTATTCTCGTGTCCCCAAACGGTCTTCCCAAAGAGCAGACAATGCTTCCAACAAG TCACTGCTTCAGTTCTTCGGAACTAGCACAGGCTTCCCTAGCGACGTGGGTAAACGTAGTACGAGGAAAAATTGTTGCGATAGACAG GGAGCGAAAAATGGCGATAGTGAGCAGCGGAGCCGAGCTTCCATACGATCTCCTTATCTTGTGTACTGGCGTTCAATATCAAACGAGCGTAACTCCTAAACCTAAAAGCATTTTTGCActaaacgacgagaaagactGCCGAGACGCCACGACATTTATCAAGAAAGCCTGCCTTGACACTGAAG ACCATGCTATTGTCTATGGGAACTCCCTCTCCGCCTACAGCACAGTCGAGGGGCTCCTTAGCCTTGGATTGAAAGGCGAACAGATAGAATTCGTAAAGCCGCCGCTAGAGGCGTCCGCGTGCTTCGGTAACGCAACTGTGGCCGAACTGGTGGAGAAGGAGCTACGAGAACGCG GAGTTTCTGTTCGCGAAAATTTCCTATTTACTTCGTGGAACGAAACGGATGATGTCGCCCACTTCACTCAGGGAACCGACGGCAAACTTGAACTCCACTGCAAG GCATTTTTTGCATTTGACCGTCGAGGAATTGACTACGACGTATTTAGAG CCATTAACGACTGCtgtctcgttttcgacggccGACTCGTTGTGGACGCCGATTTTCGGacgaacgacgcgtcgattcgCGGTGCCGGATCGCTGACAAAATTCGCGCGACGTTATCACGCGGACGAATG GAGTTTTGGGCATTTCAATTCGCGAGAAGTCGGAAAAAGA TTGGCGTCGTCTGTTCTTCGCGATTATGACCCTGTTTCTGAGCCTTCTGTCCAAAACGATGCTGCGAGTCAGAGGCCTCCTCTAATACCCTCATTTTCTCAGCCCAAGATTACTGGAGCACGATTGCCAG GAGACTACTTTTATCTGCACATTCGGCCTCCAGCAGTGTCAGAAACGAAACCTCCGGGG GAGAATGTGCTCGTGACCGAGAACTCGGACAGCGGATattttcaaatcaaaattGATAAATTTAACAGGGTTCACGAAATCACGTGTCTCACAAAACAG GATTTGGACGCAAGCAATCTTATTTGCTTATACAATCTAAACGAGAAATATCTCAACAGAATGGTAGACCGCTACGAAGAAGGTCTAATAAAGGATTTTTACAG CTTTTTTCGCGAGCCATGGGTCTTGGCTGTCTTCCACGATCGCTTTAGAGACTTTCAAAGCGAACTGCGAGAAATTGCTGCAACAAGGACG GACCCTGATACGCCTTCCCTTGAAGAGCACGTGCGAAATCTTTTGAAAGTCGACAAGGAG CTCGCTCCATTGGATGAAGACGCGTTGACGCGCAACTACGGCTCGTCATCCGTCAAGGCAATGATAGATAAGCGCATCTTTAGCTTTCTCTCCTATAACCGGTACCATCTGTCGATGTACGCGAGGCAGCAGATGATCTAG
- the LOC136199071 gene encoding cilia- and flagella-associated protein 61-like isoform X3 has protein sequence MAEDTEVIYVRRAEIADAKGIEAITTDETRSLFGRFNIIGTIEKAVFSVTVSNDLGEIVGHASFYDYPNVKSVDPTAWESWAREKPSISHCKPINTLFCHVLVARAGYTEGITREILHAVFNAVPTAHYVVFTPPKDILPNASLALNELFPLVTETPESVSYEIRLANRHSYCPVLHIRPARVEDHDDLTPIFNKQNDVLSSTYGDYFLAELIEAQDDYHKAIVAEVEGTAIAFMSLSAEVNVDLLASCFELGPFHGLRKVNEADTWEERTATESSKSSLTSLLSETEQESRPASVATGAKQDCVSRPASALSSGQSRSLIVESQLSLADTTRTRLSVISQNSLATASGVSVATTGANVKSSVRERSVEPQPKKTIQIPIYKGTENAFCVQLFCIDERYEMRSVDLLPAAFDLFPDKDFCIITQPHTTPEYPLLQNFTRVTPKPTSTLHQELYIAHRCSLLDDVIVRQCTPSDREGIESTIKGIDNSEGILNDVDQYNKAGRDPQDEGSTPLSVFVAECQTQIIGVFVVRQERNIEYIRSHYNVEGFVYYAHHRREEHARLHHFVLNPVFGHYTKHVLKELLRLSRKSCMYYPIYPSSSESAEIKTYSLATCINDLIPVRGRRQIVYPLDRLGENAPSERILKKMDPFALYHLNRKLTLEPKITINARIVVVGASDVGLSFLESLCFSPHLRFNNLILVSPNGLPKEQTMLPTSHCFSSSELAQASLATWVNVVRGKIVAIDRERKMAIVSSGAELPYDLLILCTGVQYQTSVTPKPKSIFALNDEKDCRDATTFIKKACLDTEDHAIVYGNSLSAYSTVEGLLSLGLKGEQIEFVKPPLEASACFGNATVAELVEKELRERGVSVRENFLFTSWNETDDVAHFTQGTDGKLELHCKAFFAFDRRGIDYDVFRAINDCCLVFDGRLVVDADFRTNDASIRGAGSLTKFARRYHADEWSFGHFNSREVGKRLASSVLRDYDPVSEPSVQNDAASQRPPLIPSFSQPKITGARLPGDYFYLHIRPPAVSETKPPGENVLVTENSDSGYFQIKIDKFNRVHEITCLTKQDLDASNLICLYNLNEKYLNRMVDRYEEGLIKDFYSFFREPWVLAVFHDRFRDFQSELREIAATRTDPDTPSLEEHVRNLLKVDKELAPLDEDALTRNYGSSSVKAMIDKRIFSFLSYNRYHLSMYARQQMI, from the exons ATGGCCGAAGACACAGAGGTCATCTACGTGCGTCGTGCGGAAATCGCAGACGCTAAAGGCATCGAAGCTATCACAACAGACGAGACGCGATCTCTTTTTGGCCGCTTCAACATCATCGGAACGAT AGAAAAGGCGGTTTTCTCCGTGACAGTCTCGAACGATctcggcgaaatcgtcggcCACGCGTCATTCTACGATTATCCGAACGTAAAAAGCGTCGATCCGACCGCGTGGGAGTCGTGGGCGCGAGAAAAACCTTCGATATCCCATTGCAAG CCCATCAACACTCTCTTCTGCcacgttctcgtcgctcgaGCGGGCTATACGGAAGGAATAACACGCGAAATTCTCCACGCGGTCTTCAACGCCGTTCCCACTGCACACTACGTAGTCTTTACACCCCCAAAAGACATTCTCCCCA ATGCTTCTCTCGCTCTCAACGAACTTTTCCCACTCGTAACCGAAACTCCTGAGTCGGTTTCGTATGAAATTCGACTGGCCAATAGGCATTCGTATTGCCCAGTGCTTCACATTAGACCGGCCAG AGTGGAAGATCACGACGATTTGACTCCAATATTTAACAAACAAAATGACGTTTTGTCGTCAACCTACG gtGATTATTTCTTGGCTGAATTAATCGAAGCTCAGGACGACTACCACAAAGCAATTGTAGCAGAA GTTGAAGGAACAGCCATCGCTTTTATGAGTCTTAGTGCTGAAGTCAACGTCGACTTGCTTGCGTCCTGCTTTGAATTGGGGCCCTTTCACGGCTTGAGGAAAGTGAACGAAGCGGACACGTGGGAAGAGAGAACAGCTACAG AATCAAGTAAGTCTTCACTTACGTCTCTTTTGTCGGAGACGGAACAGGAGAGCAG gCCAGCGTCTGTAGCCACGGGCGCAAAGCAAG ATTGCGTTAGCCGTCCAGCCAGTGCTCTTTCAAG CGGTCAAAGTCGTTCGTTAATTG TAGAAAGCCAGCTGAGTCTTGCAGATACAACTAGAACGCGTCTATCTGTCATAAG CCAAAATTCACTGGCTACCGCCAGCGGAGTTAGCGTAGCAACTACGGGGGCAAACGTCAAA AGTTCTGTCAGAGAGCGCTCCGTCGAGCCTCAG CCAAAGAAAACTATCCAAATACCAATATACAAAGGCACAGAGAACGCCTTTTGCGTCCAATTGTTTTGCATCGACGAACGCTATGAGATGAG ATCTGTGGATCTATTACCGGCGGCCTTTGACCTCTTTCCG GACAAAGACTTCTGTATTATCACGCAACCCCACACAACGCCAGAATATCCTCTCCTACAAAATTTCACC AGAGTCACTCCAAAGCCGACTTCGACTCTGCATCAAGAGCTCTACATTGCTCATCGCTGCAGCTTATTAGA CGACGTAATAGTACGACAATGTACGCCGTCCGATCGAGAAGGAATTGAGTCCACCATAAAGGGAATAGACAATTCAGAAGGAATTCTGAA CGATGTCGATCAATATAACAAAGCCGGACGAGATCCCCAAGACGAG GGAAGCACGCCTCTTTCTGTCTTTGTTGCCGAATGCCAAACGCAGATTATAGGCGTCTTTGTCGTCAGACAAGAGAGG AACATAGAGTACATTCGCTCGCATTACAACGTGGAAGGATTCGTCTATTACGCCCATCATCGGCGTGAAGAGCACGCGCGTCTTCATCACTTCGTCTTGAATCCCGTGTTTGGTCACTACACGAAGCACGTGCTCAAAGAGCTTCTTCGTCTGTCGCGAAAATCTTGCATGTACTATCCTATTTATCCGAGCAGTAGCGAGTCGGCGGAG ATCAAGACCTATAGCCTTGCCACGTGTATAAATGACTTGATTCCAGTCAG AGGGCGTCGACAGATAGTCTATCCTTTGGATCGATTAGGCGAGAATGCGCCGTCTGAGAGgatattgaaaaaaatg GACCCCTTTGCTTTGTATCACTTGAATCGAAAGCTGACTCTTGAGCCTAAG ATCACGATCAATGCTAGAATTGTAGTCGTGGGCGCGTCCGACGTTGGTCTTTCCTTTCTAGAGTCTCTCTGCTTCAG tCCTCATCTTCGTTTCAACAATCTTATTCTCGTGTCCCCAAACGGTCTTCCCAAAGAGCAGACAATGCTTCCAACAAG TCACTGCTTCAGTTCTTCGGAACTAGCACAGGCTTCCCTAGCGACGTGGGTAAACGTAGTACGAGGAAAAATTGTTGCGATAGACAG GGAGCGAAAAATGGCGATAGTGAGCAGCGGAGCCGAGCTTCCATACGATCTCCTTATCTTGTGTACTGGCGTTCAATATCAAACGAGCGTAACTCCTAAACCTAAAAGCATTTTTGCActaaacgacgagaaagactGCCGAGACGCCACGACATTTATCAAGAAAGCCTGCCTTGACACTGAAG ACCATGCTATTGTCTATGGGAACTCCCTCTCCGCCTACAGCACAGTCGAGGGGCTCCTTAGCCTTGGATTGAAAGGCGAACAGATAGAATTCGTAAAGCCGCCGCTAGAGGCGTCCGCGTGCTTCGGTAACGCAACTGTGGCCGAACTGGTGGAGAAGGAGCTACGAGAACGCG GAGTTTCTGTTCGCGAAAATTTCCTATTTACTTCGTGGAACGAAACGGATGATGTCGCCCACTTCACTCAGGGAACCGACGGCAAACTTGAACTCCACTGCAAG GCATTTTTTGCATTTGACCGTCGAGGAATTGACTACGACGTATTTAGAG CCATTAACGACTGCtgtctcgttttcgacggccGACTCGTTGTGGACGCCGATTTTCGGacgaacgacgcgtcgattcgCGGTGCCGGATCGCTGACAAAATTCGCGCGACGTTATCACGCGGACGAATG GAGTTTTGGGCATTTCAATTCGCGAGAAGTCGGAAAAAGA TTGGCGTCGTCTGTTCTTCGCGATTATGACCCTGTTTCTGAGCCTTCTGTCCAAAACGATGCTGCGAGTCAGAGGCCTCCTCTAATACCCTCATTTTCTCAGCCCAAGATTACTGGAGCACGATTGCCAG GAGACTACTTTTATCTGCACATTCGGCCTCCAGCAGTGTCAGAAACGAAACCTCCGGGG GAGAATGTGCTCGTGACCGAGAACTCGGACAGCGGATattttcaaatcaaaattGATAAATTTAACAGGGTTCACGAAATCACGTGTCTCACAAAACAG GATTTGGACGCAAGCAATCTTATTTGCTTATACAATCTAAACGAGAAATATCTCAACAGAATGGTAGACCGCTACGAAGAAGGTCTAATAAAGGATTTTTACAG CTTTTTTCGCGAGCCATGGGTCTTGGCTGTCTTCCACGATCGCTTTAGAGACTTTCAAAGCGAACTGCGAGAAATTGCTGCAACAAGGACG GACCCTGATACGCCTTCCCTTGAAGAGCACGTGCGAAATCTTTTGAAAGTCGACAAGGAG CTCGCTCCATTGGATGAAGACGCGTTGACGCGCAACTACGGCTCGTCATCCGTCAAGGCAATGATAGATAAGCGCATCTTTAGCTTTCTCTCCTATAACCGGTACCATCTGTCGATGTACGCGAGGCAGCAGATGATCTAG
- the LOC136199071 gene encoding cilia- and flagella-associated protein 61-like isoform X1, translating into MAEDTEVIYVRRAEIADAKGIEAITTDETRSLFGRFNIIGTIEKAVFSVTVSNDLGEIVGHASFYDYPNVKSVDPTAWESWAREKPSISHCKPINTLFCHVLVARAGYTEGITREILHAVFNAVPTAHYVVFTPPKDILPNASLALNELFPLVTETPESVSYEIRLANRHSYCPVLHIRPARVEDHDDLTPIFNKQNDVLSSTYGDYFLAELIEAQDDYHKAIVAEVEGTAIAFMSLSAEVNVDLLASCFELGPFHGLRKVNEADTWEERTATESSKSSLTSLLSETEQESRPASVATGAKQDCVSRPASALSSGQSRSLIVESQLSLADTTRTRLSVISQNSLATASGVSVATTGANVKSSVRERSVEPQKPKKTIQIPIYKGTENAFCVQLFCIDERYEMRSVDLLPAAFDLFPDKDFCIITQPHTTPEYPLLQNFTRVTPKPTSTLHQELYIAHRCSLLDDVIVRQCTPSDREGIESTIKGIDNSEGILNDVDQYNKAGRDPQDEGSTPLSVFVAECQTQIIGVFVVRQERNIEYIRSHYNVEGFVYYAHHRREEHARLHHFVLNPVFGHYTKHVLKELLRLSRKSCMYYPIYPSSSESAEIKTYSLATCINDLIPVRGRRQIVYPLDRLGENAPSERILKKMDPFALYHLNRKLTLEPKITINARIVVVGASDVGLSFLESLCFSPHLRFNNLILVSPNGLPKEQTMLPTSHCFSSSELAQASLATWVNVVRGKIVAIDRERKMAIVSSGAELPYDLLILCTGVQYQTSVTPKPKSIFALNDEKDCRDATTFIKKACLDTEDHAIVYGNSLSAYSTVEGLLSLGLKGEQIEFVKPPLEASACFGNATVAELVEKELRERGVSVRENFLFTSWNETDDVAHFTQGTDGKLELHCKAFFAFDRRGIDYDVFRAINDCCLVFDGRLVVDADFRTNDASIRGAGSLTKFARRYHADEWSFGHFNSREVGKRLASSVLRDYDPVSEPSVQNDAASQRPPLIPSFSQPKITGARLPGDYFYLHIRPPAVSETKPPGENVLVTENSDSGYFQIKIDKFNRVHEITCLTKQDLDASNLICLYNLNEKYLNRMVDRYEEGLIKDFYSFFREPWVLAVFHDRFRDFQSELREIAATRTDPDTPSLEEHVRNLLKVDKELAPLDEDALTRNYGSSSVKAMIDKRIFSFLSYNRYHLSMYARQQMI; encoded by the exons ATGGCCGAAGACACAGAGGTCATCTACGTGCGTCGTGCGGAAATCGCAGACGCTAAAGGCATCGAAGCTATCACAACAGACGAGACGCGATCTCTTTTTGGCCGCTTCAACATCATCGGAACGAT AGAAAAGGCGGTTTTCTCCGTGACAGTCTCGAACGATctcggcgaaatcgtcggcCACGCGTCATTCTACGATTATCCGAACGTAAAAAGCGTCGATCCGACCGCGTGGGAGTCGTGGGCGCGAGAAAAACCTTCGATATCCCATTGCAAG CCCATCAACACTCTCTTCTGCcacgttctcgtcgctcgaGCGGGCTATACGGAAGGAATAACACGCGAAATTCTCCACGCGGTCTTCAACGCCGTTCCCACTGCACACTACGTAGTCTTTACACCCCCAAAAGACATTCTCCCCA ATGCTTCTCTCGCTCTCAACGAACTTTTCCCACTCGTAACCGAAACTCCTGAGTCGGTTTCGTATGAAATTCGACTGGCCAATAGGCATTCGTATTGCCCAGTGCTTCACATTAGACCGGCCAG AGTGGAAGATCACGACGATTTGACTCCAATATTTAACAAACAAAATGACGTTTTGTCGTCAACCTACG gtGATTATTTCTTGGCTGAATTAATCGAAGCTCAGGACGACTACCACAAAGCAATTGTAGCAGAA GTTGAAGGAACAGCCATCGCTTTTATGAGTCTTAGTGCTGAAGTCAACGTCGACTTGCTTGCGTCCTGCTTTGAATTGGGGCCCTTTCACGGCTTGAGGAAAGTGAACGAAGCGGACACGTGGGAAGAGAGAACAGCTACAG AATCAAGTAAGTCTTCACTTACGTCTCTTTTGTCGGAGACGGAACAGGAGAGCAG gCCAGCGTCTGTAGCCACGGGCGCAAAGCAAG ATTGCGTTAGCCGTCCAGCCAGTGCTCTTTCAAG CGGTCAAAGTCGTTCGTTAATTG TAGAAAGCCAGCTGAGTCTTGCAGATACAACTAGAACGCGTCTATCTGTCATAAG CCAAAATTCACTGGCTACCGCCAGCGGAGTTAGCGTAGCAACTACGGGGGCAAACGTCAAA AGTTCTGTCAGAGAGCGCTCCGTCGAGCCTCAG AAGCCAAAGAAAACTATCCAAATACCAATATACAAAGGCACAGAGAACGCCTTTTGCGTCCAATTGTTTTGCATCGACGAACGCTATGAGATGAG ATCTGTGGATCTATTACCGGCGGCCTTTGACCTCTTTCCG GACAAAGACTTCTGTATTATCACGCAACCCCACACAACGCCAGAATATCCTCTCCTACAAAATTTCACC AGAGTCACTCCAAAGCCGACTTCGACTCTGCATCAAGAGCTCTACATTGCTCATCGCTGCAGCTTATTAGA CGACGTAATAGTACGACAATGTACGCCGTCCGATCGAGAAGGAATTGAGTCCACCATAAAGGGAATAGACAATTCAGAAGGAATTCTGAA CGATGTCGATCAATATAACAAAGCCGGACGAGATCCCCAAGACGAG GGAAGCACGCCTCTTTCTGTCTTTGTTGCCGAATGCCAAACGCAGATTATAGGCGTCTTTGTCGTCAGACAAGAGAGG AACATAGAGTACATTCGCTCGCATTACAACGTGGAAGGATTCGTCTATTACGCCCATCATCGGCGTGAAGAGCACGCGCGTCTTCATCACTTCGTCTTGAATCCCGTGTTTGGTCACTACACGAAGCACGTGCTCAAAGAGCTTCTTCGTCTGTCGCGAAAATCTTGCATGTACTATCCTATTTATCCGAGCAGTAGCGAGTCGGCGGAG ATCAAGACCTATAGCCTTGCCACGTGTATAAATGACTTGATTCCAGTCAG AGGGCGTCGACAGATAGTCTATCCTTTGGATCGATTAGGCGAGAATGCGCCGTCTGAGAGgatattgaaaaaaatg GACCCCTTTGCTTTGTATCACTTGAATCGAAAGCTGACTCTTGAGCCTAAG ATCACGATCAATGCTAGAATTGTAGTCGTGGGCGCGTCCGACGTTGGTCTTTCCTTTCTAGAGTCTCTCTGCTTCAG tCCTCATCTTCGTTTCAACAATCTTATTCTCGTGTCCCCAAACGGTCTTCCCAAAGAGCAGACAATGCTTCCAACAAG TCACTGCTTCAGTTCTTCGGAACTAGCACAGGCTTCCCTAGCGACGTGGGTAAACGTAGTACGAGGAAAAATTGTTGCGATAGACAG GGAGCGAAAAATGGCGATAGTGAGCAGCGGAGCCGAGCTTCCATACGATCTCCTTATCTTGTGTACTGGCGTTCAATATCAAACGAGCGTAACTCCTAAACCTAAAAGCATTTTTGCActaaacgacgagaaagactGCCGAGACGCCACGACATTTATCAAGAAAGCCTGCCTTGACACTGAAG ACCATGCTATTGTCTATGGGAACTCCCTCTCCGCCTACAGCACAGTCGAGGGGCTCCTTAGCCTTGGATTGAAAGGCGAACAGATAGAATTCGTAAAGCCGCCGCTAGAGGCGTCCGCGTGCTTCGGTAACGCAACTGTGGCCGAACTGGTGGAGAAGGAGCTACGAGAACGCG GAGTTTCTGTTCGCGAAAATTTCCTATTTACTTCGTGGAACGAAACGGATGATGTCGCCCACTTCACTCAGGGAACCGACGGCAAACTTGAACTCCACTGCAAG GCATTTTTTGCATTTGACCGTCGAGGAATTGACTACGACGTATTTAGAG CCATTAACGACTGCtgtctcgttttcgacggccGACTCGTTGTGGACGCCGATTTTCGGacgaacgacgcgtcgattcgCGGTGCCGGATCGCTGACAAAATTCGCGCGACGTTATCACGCGGACGAATG GAGTTTTGGGCATTTCAATTCGCGAGAAGTCGGAAAAAGA TTGGCGTCGTCTGTTCTTCGCGATTATGACCCTGTTTCTGAGCCTTCTGTCCAAAACGATGCTGCGAGTCAGAGGCCTCCTCTAATACCCTCATTTTCTCAGCCCAAGATTACTGGAGCACGATTGCCAG GAGACTACTTTTATCTGCACATTCGGCCTCCAGCAGTGTCAGAAACGAAACCTCCGGGG GAGAATGTGCTCGTGACCGAGAACTCGGACAGCGGATattttcaaatcaaaattGATAAATTTAACAGGGTTCACGAAATCACGTGTCTCACAAAACAG GATTTGGACGCAAGCAATCTTATTTGCTTATACAATCTAAACGAGAAATATCTCAACAGAATGGTAGACCGCTACGAAGAAGGTCTAATAAAGGATTTTTACAG CTTTTTTCGCGAGCCATGGGTCTTGGCTGTCTTCCACGATCGCTTTAGAGACTTTCAAAGCGAACTGCGAGAAATTGCTGCAACAAGGACG GACCCTGATACGCCTTCCCTTGAAGAGCACGTGCGAAATCTTTTGAAAGTCGACAAGGAG CTCGCTCCATTGGATGAAGACGCGTTGACGCGCAACTACGGCTCGTCATCCGTCAAGGCAATGATAGATAAGCGCATCTTTAGCTTTCTCTCCTATAACCGGTACCATCTGTCGATGTACGCGAGGCAGCAGATGATCTAG